One stretch of Natranaerovirga pectinivora DNA includes these proteins:
- a CDS encoding sensor domain-containing diguanylate cyclase, whose protein sequence is MDRLLRYEKTFINIHNNIAIAVLIYILIFTISGRADELLWIYVILAVVSHGINYFIFKFDFFNKIQLFYSIKYVQILLSAFFAFEQVNYTEAIGSIFYLLLFIEVIIATGRHSKLSQYILSAVFIFPIIISYIFAAYTFNYPENIGIDIVFFMSSFIIVIMGLGHIISEYAIELNDQIDIQRNLVFKTKQSNEELITTQKKFQEAHEKLTVQNTDLEQAYKKLNRASSEMYIQNELLKYISSSLEIDELMDMVTDSIIGAIGVDTCSIIIYDDNRDVYQFKIKSTYSKDYTKSLEQFINEGKFDKYFKSTKAFTDNNVEQENYSFLDDRTVGSLMIMPLIRNNLTYGLLIAEQKTNNTFVDNIQFFEGIATQIIIAISNANLYTKMEEMATHDGLTGVYNRTYLQTRFSEIVREAIMNKSCISVALFDIDKFKRINDTYGHLFGDEVIKMAARVTEKIVSINKGLVGRFGGEEFVMIFPNKSVNETLEVVKEVQEAINSEVLYHNGEKVIVNVSTGITNYPDICKNPSELLNRADLAMYYSKENGRGIITVDNDTLSK, encoded by the coding sequence ATGGATAGGCTCCTTAGATATGAAAAAACCTTTATTAATATTCATAATAATATTGCCATAGCTGTACTTATATATATTCTAATATTTACGATTTCAGGACGAGCTGATGAATTGTTATGGATTTATGTAATTCTTGCAGTAGTAAGTCATGGGATAAACTATTTTATATTTAAATTTGATTTTTTTAATAAAATACAACTATTTTATTCTATAAAGTATGTACAGATACTTTTATCTGCTTTTTTTGCTTTTGAACAAGTGAATTATACAGAAGCAATAGGATCCATTTTTTATCTTTTACTATTTATTGAAGTTATTATTGCAACGGGCAGACACTCCAAACTATCCCAATATATACTTTCTGCTGTTTTTATTTTTCCAATAATTATATCTTATATTTTCGCGGCCTATACCTTTAATTATCCTGAAAATATTGGTATTGACATTGTTTTTTTTATGTCTTCATTTATAATTGTAATAATGGGGCTTGGCCATATTATTTCAGAATATGCCATTGAATTAAATGATCAAATTGATATCCAAAGAAATCTTGTTTTTAAAACAAAGCAATCTAACGAAGAGTTAATTACTACACAAAAAAAATTCCAAGAAGCCCATGAAAAACTAACTGTACAAAATACTGACTTAGAACAAGCCTATAAAAAACTTAATCGTGCTAGTTCTGAGATGTATATTCAAAATGAACTTTTGAAATATATTAGTTCATCTTTAGAAATTGATGAGCTAATGGATATGGTGACAGACTCTATTATTGGAGCCATAGGTGTAGATACTTGTTCCATTATTATTTATGACGACAATAGAGATGTATACCAATTTAAGATAAAAAGTACCTATAGCAAAGATTACACTAAAAGTTTAGAACAATTTATTAATGAAGGAAAATTTGATAAGTACTTTAAGAGTACAAAAGCATTTACGGATAACAATGTGGAACAAGAAAATTATTCTTTTTTAGACGATAGAACTGTGGGTTCTCTAATGATAATGCCCTTAATTAGGAATAATTTAACTTATGGATTGTTAATTGCTGAACAAAAAACCAATAATACTTTTGTAGATAATATACAATTCTTTGAAGGGATTGCAACACAAATTATTATAGCCATCAGCAATGCAAACCTTTATACAAAAATGGAAGAAATGGCAACTCATGATGGATTAACAGGGGTATATAATAGAACTTATTTACAAACCCGTTTTAGTGAAATCGTTAGGGAAGCCATTATGAATAAATCTTGTATTTCTGTTGCATTATTTGATATAGATAAGTTCAAAAGAATAAATGACACCTATGGTCATTTGTTTGGTGATGAAGTTATAAAAATGGCAGCAAGAGTTACTGAGAAAATCGTTTCTATTAATAAAGGTTTAGTTGGTCGTTTTGGTGGAGAAGAATTTGTTATGATTTTTCCAAATAAATCCGTTAATGAAACATTAGAAGTTGTTAAGGAAGTACAAGAGGCTATTAATAGTGAAGTATTATATCATAATGGAGAGAAAGTTATTGTGAATGTGAGTACTGGAATAACCAATTATCCAGATATTTGTAAAAATCCAAGTGAATTGCTTAATAGAGCCGATCTTGCTATGTATTATTCAAAAGAGAACGGTAGGGGTATTATTACCGTGGATAATGATACTTTAAGCAAATAG
- a CDS encoding MBL fold metallo-hydrolase, with translation MYLCSIASGSSGNCIYVGSDNANIIIDAGISGKKIETGLNSIGLKTSEIDGIFITHEHSDHVKGIGVLARRYGIPIYATKNTSDAILNASALGKIPEGLVHIIESNVDLKIKDLTIHPYNTPHDAADPVCYTIKNHNKKIGIATDLGNYNDYIIEKLRDSNMLFIEANHDVKMLQVGSYPYFLKQRILGEHGHLSNEMSGQLISKLVNDNLEQIVLGHLSNENNFEELAFQSVQLEINSHSDYIASDLNMFVASRSESSRRIAI, from the coding sequence ATGTATTTATGTAGTATTGCAAGTGGTAGTAGTGGCAATTGTATTTATGTAGGTTCTGATAATGCCAATATAATTATTGATGCTGGAATAAGTGGAAAAAAGATTGAAACAGGATTGAATTCAATAGGACTAAAAACCTCAGAAATTGATGGGATTTTTATAACCCATGAACATTCAGATCATGTTAAAGGCATTGGTGTTTTAGCTAGAAGATATGGCATTCCAATTTATGCCACAAAAAATACATCGGATGCTATATTAAATGCTAGTGCCTTAGGAAAAATACCTGAAGGTTTAGTACATATTATTGAAAGCAATGTTGATTTAAAAATAAAGGACTTAACCATTCATCCATATAATACGCCTCATGATGCGGCTGATCCTGTATGTTATACCATTAAGAATCATAATAAAAAGATTGGTATTGCAACAGATTTAGGGAATTATAATGATTATATCATAGAAAAGTTAAGGGATTCTAATATGTTGTTTATTGAGGCCAATCATGATGTTAAAATGCTTCAAGTTGGTTCTTATCCTTATTTTCTTAAGCAAAGGATTTTAGGAGAGCATGGTCATTTGTCTAATGAAATGTCGGGACAATTGATTTCTAAGCTTGTTAATGATAACCTTGAGCAAATTGTGTTAGGGCATTTAAGCAATGAGAATAATTTTGAAGAATTGGCTTTTCAGAGCGTCCAATTGGAGATTAATAGTCATAGTGATTATATTGCTAGTGATTTGAATATGTTTGTTGCTAGTCGTAGTGAGAGTTCTAGGCGTATTGCAATTTAG
- a CDS encoding ACT domain-containing protein: MERCIITVVGKDKVGIIANVCTYLADNQINILDISQTIVQDFFNMMMIVDVVKVDKPFETVVSELKKLGEDIGVNVRLQHEDIFNRMHRI, from the coding sequence ATGGAAAGATGTATTATTACTGTAGTTGGAAAAGACAAGGTTGGTATTATTGCTAATGTTTGTACTTATTTAGCGGATAATCAAATTAATATTTTAGATATTTCTCAAACGATTGTTCAGGATTTCTTTAATATGATGATGATTGTTGATGTTGTTAAGGTTGATAAACCATTTGAGACCGTTGTTTCTGAGCTTAAGAAACTTGGTGAAGATATTGGTGTTAATGTTAGATTACAACATGAAGATATTTTTAATAGAATGCATAGAATCTAG
- a CDS encoding PFL family protein: MINFFEVNETNKMIDQENLDVRTITLGINLLDCSDSNLEELKKKIYNKITTTARDLVKVGKEIETQYGIPIVNKRISITPISLVAHFDNEEAYVSIAETLDKAAKEVGVNFIGGFSALVSKGMTRSDRMLMNSIPKALAKTERVCSSVNVGSTKTGINMDAVKMIGRIIKETAVLTQDKDSIGCAKFVVFCNAPDDNPFMAGAFHGVTEYDAVINVGVSGPGVVKKALESARGADFGELCETIKKTAFKITRVGQLVAMEASKKLGIPFGIIDLSLAPTPAIGDSIADILEEIGVEYAGAPGTTAALALLNDQVKKGGAMASSYVGGLSGAFIPVSEDQGMIKAATIGALTIEKLEAMSCVCSVGLDMVAIPGDTKETTISGIIADEMAIGMINQKTTAVRIIPVIGKKVGDSAEFGGLLGYAPIMPVNPYSCDRFIARGGRIPAPIHSYKN; this comes from the coding sequence ATGATTAATTTTTTTGAAGTTAATGAAACAAATAAAATGATCGATCAAGAGAATCTTGATGTTAGAACGATTACTCTTGGTATTAATCTTTTAGATTGCTCTGATAGTAATCTTGAAGAGTTAAAGAAAAAGATTTATAACAAAATTACGACGACAGCTAGAGATTTGGTTAAAGTCGGTAAAGAGATTGAGACTCAATATGGTATTCCTATTGTGAATAAGAGAATTTCTATTACACCTATTTCTTTAGTGGCTCATTTTGACAATGAAGAAGCCTATGTTTCTATTGCTGAGACTTTAGATAAGGCTGCTAAAGAAGTTGGCGTTAATTTTATTGGTGGTTTTTCTGCTCTTGTTTCTAAAGGTATGACTAGGAGCGATAGAATGCTTATGAATTCTATTCCTAAAGCATTGGCTAAAACAGAAAGAGTCTGTTCTTCTGTTAATGTAGGTTCAACTAAAACAGGTATCAATATGGATGCAGTTAAAATGATTGGGAGAATTATAAAAGAAACAGCTGTACTAACACAAGATAAAGATTCTATTGGTTGTGCTAAGTTTGTTGTTTTCTGTAATGCACCTGATGACAATCCATTTATGGCTGGCGCATTCCATGGTGTTACGGAATATGATGCAGTTATTAATGTTGGTGTTAGTGGTCCAGGAGTAGTTAAGAAAGCTCTTGAATCTGCTAGAGGTGCTGATTTTGGTGAGTTATGTGAGACTATTAAGAAAACAGCTTTTAAAATTACAAGAGTAGGACAATTGGTTGCAATGGAAGCTTCTAAGAAATTAGGCATTCCATTTGGTATTATTGACCTTTCTTTAGCGCCTACACCTGCTATTGGTGACAGTATTGCTGATATTTTAGAAGAAATTGGTGTAGAGTATGCAGGTGCGCCTGGTACAACGGCAGCTTTAGCTTTACTTAATGATCAAGTTAAAAAAGGTGGGGCAATGGCTTCTTCTTATGTTGGTGGATTAAGTGGTGCCTTTATTCCAGTTAGTGAAGACCAAGGTATGATTAAGGCAGCTACTATTGGTGCTTTAACCATTGAAAAATTAGAAGCAATGTCATGTGTATGTTCTGTTGGATTAGACATGGTTGCAATTCCTGGTGATACTAAAGAAACAACAATTTCTGGTATTATTGCAGATGAAATGGCCATTGGTATGATCAATCAAAAAACAACGGCTGTAAGAATTATACCGGTTATAGGTAAAAAAGTAGGGGATTCTGCAGAATTTGGTGGTTTACTTGGGTATGCACCAATTATGCCAGTGAACCCATACAGTTGTGATAGATTTATTGCAAGAGGTGGAAGAATTCCAGCACCAATTCACAGTTATAAAAATTAA
- a CDS encoding aminoacyl-histidine dipeptidase translates to MVLSNLEPKSVFYYFEKLTQIPRESGNEKEVSDYCVNFAKERNLSVYQDEYFNVIIRKPGTKGYENLPTVIIQGHLDMVCEKNMDTEFDFDTEPLQLIIKDDLLMANGTTLGADNGVAVAYGLALLDCNDIPHPPLEVLLTTDEEVGMKGALKLDCKQLKGKYFINLDTEEEGELLVSCAGGLKASINLQKEVIDNKDEAAFKILIKGLKGGHSGMEIDKHRANSNKLMGRLLNELNDVIEYAIADIGGGLKDNAIPREAFATITLAESTIPALEKVVKNMEAVFRNEFKTSDPDIEIVLDKVENPHKVFSYNLKKNLLFLMLTLPDGIQTMSADIKDLVVSSLNFGVLVNEEDKVKLIFAIRSSVKSKIYDIRNQIKAFADFIGAEFIQTAEYPEWEYNKESKLRDLFIRTYEEMYGKKPLIKAIHAGLECGVFAEQIEGLDLISLGPDIFDVHTPKENFSISSVKRTWEYLLEALKNFKDIETFDGQ, encoded by the coding sequence ATGGTCCTTAGTAATCTAGAACCAAAATCCGTTTTTTATTACTTTGAAAAGCTAACACAAATCCCAAGGGAATCAGGAAATGAAAAAGAAGTTAGTGATTATTGCGTGAATTTTGCCAAAGAAAGAAATTTATCTGTCTATCAAGATGAATACTTTAATGTCATTATAAGAAAACCTGGAACGAAAGGGTATGAAAATCTTCCAACGGTTATTATACAAGGTCATTTAGATATGGTATGTGAAAAAAACATGGATACAGAGTTTGACTTTGATACAGAGCCCTTACAGCTAATTATAAAAGATGACTTGTTAATGGCTAATGGGACGACTTTAGGTGCAGACAATGGTGTTGCTGTGGCTTACGGTTTGGCGTTACTAGATTGTAATGATATCCCTCATCCACCTTTAGAAGTATTGCTTACTACAGATGAAGAAGTAGGTATGAAAGGTGCTCTAAAACTAGACTGTAAACAGTTAAAAGGGAAGTATTTTATCAACTTAGATACGGAAGAAGAAGGGGAACTACTTGTAAGTTGTGCAGGTGGTTTAAAAGCATCTATAAATTTACAAAAAGAAGTTATAGACAATAAAGATGAGGCAGCCTTTAAGATTCTTATTAAAGGATTAAAAGGTGGACACTCAGGAATGGAAATAGATAAACATAGAGCCAATTCTAATAAGCTCATGGGTCGTTTGTTAAATGAATTGAATGATGTGATAGAGTATGCTATAGCCGATATAGGTGGTGGTCTAAAGGACAACGCTATTCCAAGGGAAGCATTTGCCACAATAACTTTAGCTGAAAGTACGATACCAGCCCTTGAAAAAGTTGTTAAGAATATGGAAGCTGTTTTTAGAAATGAGTTTAAAACCAGTGACCCTGATATTGAGATTGTACTAGATAAAGTTGAGAATCCACATAAAGTATTCTCATATAACCTTAAGAAAAATTTACTCTTCTTAATGCTAACATTACCAGATGGGATTCAAACAATGAGTGCTGATATTAAAGACCTTGTTGTGAGTTCTTTAAACTTTGGGGTTTTAGTTAATGAAGAAGATAAAGTAAAGCTTATTTTTGCCATTAGAAGCTCTGTAAAATCTAAAATATATGATATTAGAAATCAAATCAAAGCTTTTGCTGATTTTATAGGAGCAGAGTTTATTCAAACTGCAGAATATCCTGAATGGGAATACAATAAAGAGTCCAAGTTAAGAGATCTTTTTATTAGAACTTATGAAGAGATGTATGGTAAAAAGCCACTGATTAAAGCAATTCATGCTGGATTAGAATGTGGTGTATTTGCTGAGCAAATAGAAGGTTTAGATTTAATATCTTTAGGCCCAGATATTTTTGATGTGCACACCCCTAAAGAAAATTTTAGTATTAGTTCTGTTAAAAGAACTTGGGAATATTTACTGGAAGCGTTAAAAAATTTCAAAGACATTGAAACTTTTGATGGTCAATAA